In a single window of the Solea senegalensis isolate Sse05_10M linkage group LG1, IFAPA_SoseM_1, whole genome shotgun sequence genome:
- the LOC122761090 gene encoding complement factor H-like isoform X2 — protein sequence MSPGGLHAQSDAEPCSAPKLRGGYFVPENETYSHGTKLQYACNTGHKPAVEGWWATSTCHRGKWSHKPQCIDENACILPTIVNGKYTVPQEGWFKNGRGIFVTCDKRYELKEKVATAQCKNGTWSSLPICQQKRDTCSEPPKIPHAVVIRQQYQELFAADSRVEYQCEEGYTIEEAQRNPIICMDGNWTNGPNCKSRPVTGQGGSAEVGTPGSDTTSAGGGTQSGGSRPATGQGGSADVGTRGRDTTSAGGGVGRGSSTTSDVRLTRTTIDNCGSEPLILHGEVIYKDERQLKYVCAAFYTLVGEATVVCYNSGSWSQLPTCKEAFCVMKPGVYTRGLTTHVAEYINEGHWKHIPCIWRDYSVAVHCANGVLSYTDCCYHYYHEDGLCSIIGTTS from the exons ATGTCTCCAG GAGGGCTACACG caCAAAGCGACGCTGAGCCTTGTTCTGCTCCCAAACTGCGTGGTGGTTATTTTGTCCCTGAAAATGAGACATATTCTCATGGGACCAAACTCCAGTACGCCTGTAATACCGGACATAAACCTGCCGTGGAGGGTTGGTGGGCAACGAGCACATGTCACAGAGGCAAATGGTCTCATAAACCGCAATGTATAG ATGAGAATGCCTGCATCCTACCAACTATTGTCAATGGAAAATACACAGTCCCTCAGGAAGGTTGGTTTAAGAACGGACGCGGGATATTTGTAACATGTGACAAACGATATgaactaaaagaaaaagttgcAACTGCCCAATGCAAAAATGGGACATGGTCCTCTTTGCCCATCTGCCAGC aaaaaagagacacatgCAGTGAGCCCCCTAAAATCCCACATGCAGTTGTCATTCGCCAGCAATACCAGGAGCTCTTTGCTGCTGATTCACGAGTTGAATATCAATGCGAGGAGGGATACACTATAGAGGAAGCACAAAGAAATCCAATCATTTGCATGGACGGAAACTGGACCAATGGCCCAAACTGCA AAAGCAGACCAGTTACTGGACAAGGTGGTTCTGCTGAGGTGGGAACACCAGGGAGCGACACCACATCTGCTGGTGGTGGGACACAATCTGGGG GCAGCAGACCAGCTACTGGACAAGGTGGTTCTGCTGATGTGGGAACACGCGGAAGGGACACCACATCTGCTGGTGGTGGAGTAGGTAGAG GATCATCCACCACCTCTGACGTGAGACTTACAAGAACAACAA tCGACAACTGTGGGTCAGAGCCACTCATCCTGCATGGTGAAGTGATATATAAGGATGAAAGGCAATTGAAATACGTGTGTGCTGCTTTTTACACACTTGTCGGTGAAGCCACTGTGGTGTGTTACAACAGTGGCAGTTGGTCACAACTCCCCACCTGCAAAG AAGCTTTTTGTGTCATGAAACCTGGTGTTTACACACGTGGTTTAACGACACATGTAGCTGAGTATATAAATGAAGGCCATTGGAAACATATTCCATGTATTTGGCGAGATTATTCAGTCGCTGTTCACTGTGCTAATGGAGTGCTCTCCTACACTGATT GTTGTTACCATTATTACCATGAAGAT GGACTTTGCTCCATAATCGGTACAACTAGTTAG
- the LOC122761090 gene encoding complement factor H-like isoform X1, whose translation MRMKYFGFILLIWFPGGLHAQSDAEPCSAPKLRGGYFVPENETYSHGTKLQYACNTGHKPAVEGWWATSTCHRGKWSHKPQCIDENACILPTIVNGKYTVPQEGWFKNGRGIFVTCDKRYELKEKVATAQCKNGTWSSLPICQQKRDTCSEPPKIPHAVVIRQQYQELFAADSRVEYQCEEGYTIEEAQRNPIICMDGNWTNGPNCKSRPVTGQGGSAEVGTPGSDTTSAGGGTQSGGSRPATGQGGSADVGTRGRDTTSAGGGVGRGSSTTSDVRLTRTTIDNCGSEPLILHGEVIYKDERQLKYVCAAFYTLVGEATVVCYNSGSWSQLPTCKEAFCVMKPGVYTRGLTTHVAEYINEGHWKHIPCIWRDYSVAVHCANGVLSYTDCCYHYYHEDGLCSIIGTTS comes from the exons ATGAGGATGAAATATTTTGGATTTATTCTTCTGATCTGGTTTCCAGGAGGGCTACACG caCAAAGCGACGCTGAGCCTTGTTCTGCTCCCAAACTGCGTGGTGGTTATTTTGTCCCTGAAAATGAGACATATTCTCATGGGACCAAACTCCAGTACGCCTGTAATACCGGACATAAACCTGCCGTGGAGGGTTGGTGGGCAACGAGCACATGTCACAGAGGCAAATGGTCTCATAAACCGCAATGTATAG ATGAGAATGCCTGCATCCTACCAACTATTGTCAATGGAAAATACACAGTCCCTCAGGAAGGTTGGTTTAAGAACGGACGCGGGATATTTGTAACATGTGACAAACGATATgaactaaaagaaaaagttgcAACTGCCCAATGCAAAAATGGGACATGGTCCTCTTTGCCCATCTGCCAGC aaaaaagagacacatgCAGTGAGCCCCCTAAAATCCCACATGCAGTTGTCATTCGCCAGCAATACCAGGAGCTCTTTGCTGCTGATTCACGAGTTGAATATCAATGCGAGGAGGGATACACTATAGAGGAAGCACAAAGAAATCCAATCATTTGCATGGACGGAAACTGGACCAATGGCCCAAACTGCA AAAGCAGACCAGTTACTGGACAAGGTGGTTCTGCTGAGGTGGGAACACCAGGGAGCGACACCACATCTGCTGGTGGTGGGACACAATCTGGGG GCAGCAGACCAGCTACTGGACAAGGTGGTTCTGCTGATGTGGGAACACGCGGAAGGGACACCACATCTGCTGGTGGTGGAGTAGGTAGAG GATCATCCACCACCTCTGACGTGAGACTTACAAGAACAACAA tCGACAACTGTGGGTCAGAGCCACTCATCCTGCATGGTGAAGTGATATATAAGGATGAAAGGCAATTGAAATACGTGTGTGCTGCTTTTTACACACTTGTCGGTGAAGCCACTGTGGTGTGTTACAACAGTGGCAGTTGGTCACAACTCCCCACCTGCAAAG AAGCTTTTTGTGTCATGAAACCTGGTGTTTACACACGTGGTTTAACGACACATGTAGCTGAGTATATAAATGAAGGCCATTGGAAACATATTCCATGTATTTGGCGAGATTATTCAGTCGCTGTTCACTGTGCTAATGGAGTGCTCTCCTACACTGATT GTTGTTACCATTATTACCATGAAGAT GGACTTTGCTCCATAATCGGTACAACTAGTTAG